The proteins below are encoded in one region of Chloroflexi bacterium ADurb.Bin180:
- the dagK_1 gene encoding Diacylglycerol kinase: protein MAGQESKVIVNPVGSGGRVRRLWPELQQVLRESGLEFSAELTERPWHAAEIARRALDQGFRHFVAVGGDGTVHEVLNGLVVDGTIDPAVSLSIVTGGTGCDLVRILGVPRDPVQAARGVAGGHVRRLDIGELHCQRAGNPHRRYFVNVAGLGFDGEVCDRVNRSSKAIGGTIPYLSSLVFTLFAYRNKDVVLKFDGQSQSGTYNSVVVCNGQYFGGGMWICPPAVPDDGIFDVVILKDLNNLEFLANVSRVYKGTHLSHPKVQHFQAAEISVESRQRMFIQAEGEVVGEAPATFRILPSALNLRV, encoded by the coding sequence ATGGCTGGCCAAGAGTCCAAAGTCATCGTCAACCCGGTCGGCTCCGGGGGGCGAGTGAGACGCCTGTGGCCCGAGCTCCAGCAGGTTCTTCGCGAATCCGGGCTCGAGTTCAGCGCCGAGTTGACCGAACGTCCCTGGCATGCCGCTGAGATCGCGCGTCGTGCCCTTGACCAGGGCTTTCGGCACTTTGTCGCTGTGGGGGGCGACGGCACCGTCCATGAGGTACTCAACGGCCTGGTCGTCGATGGCACGATCGACCCAGCGGTGTCGCTCAGCATTGTGACTGGCGGAACGGGCTGTGACCTAGTCCGCATCCTGGGCGTGCCAAGAGATCCTGTCCAGGCCGCTCGGGGGGTGGCCGGGGGCCACGTTCGACGCCTGGACATCGGTGAGCTCCACTGTCAGCGGGCTGGCAATCCCCATCGGCGGTACTTTGTCAACGTTGCCGGGCTGGGCTTTGATGGCGAGGTGTGTGACCGCGTGAACCGCAGCAGCAAGGCCATCGGCGGAACGATCCCTTACCTGTCGAGCCTGGTGTTCACGCTGTTTGCCTATCGAAACAAGGATGTAGTGCTCAAGTTTGACGGCCAGAGCCAGAGCGGCACCTACAACTCGGTGGTGGTTTGCAATGGCCAGTACTTTGGTGGTGGGATGTGGATTTGTCCCCCCGCCGTGCCAGACGATGGCATCTTTGACGTGGTGATTCTGAAGGATCTGAACAACCTCGAGTTTCTGGCCAACGTGTCTCGGGTCTACAAGGGTACTCACCTGTCACATCCCAAGGTGCAGCACTTTCAGGCTGCCGAGATCTCGGTCGAGTCCAGACAACGAATGTTCATCCAGGCCGAAGGCGAGGTTGTTGGTGAAGCTCCTGCGACCTTCCGCATCCTGCCTTCCGCGCTCAACCTTCGCGTCTAG
- a CDS encoding Papain family cysteine protease: MSHHTRALTLALLSCILLVVVVLFPVTARSPETVQLPDDAGPAELAIQVAPTVASVSAATSPRKGFRPPSLDLSYLRPSGKMPSGQANALQSRWDWREYGKVPLIRDQQACASSYAFASVASFESRLLIDGAGPHDLSENNVKECNWEAVNGNYMGSGSCLGGDPIMAANLFTQRGTVDESCDPYTDMDTACNTACPARQTLLDWSLLNGNTVPDTNLLKLYLQNYGPIATTLYTGNGDAWDAEFASYDGSYTLYHPGSEAPNSNVVIVGWDDALVHEGGTGGWIVRNSWGSYWGGPCGYGTEGGYFTIAYGSASIGMYSSYVQSWQPHDDQGGLLYYDEAGWNESWGYGTTTAWGLVRFTPTSSSWATNIEFWTTDTTTDVDLYIYDSFDGIAPSGLLYSRENLAFNEAGYHSVAIHPALSLQEANDVFVVVKLTNYAYNYPIAVDSHGAPELQRTFINPSGAPWLWDDAGAANADVGIRLRTTDQLADLAYVTLNPLTPTVARGDIFTVNIQIAAGPDLVDGAEVHVYFDPTFLQVVDSLGNPTNRIQSSGLLSQVLRNRVYTDTSPSRIHFAAGIYDPEEPRPSGTFTLATIRFKALWGTAGGSTPLTFGIQLPFKTEVTYGGSSILGGVQNGTVSITGQSRPGSFDNPLPIACGDSVSANTAGYQNRVASYGVCGDGFTGPEVAYRLEVQQPVSVTARLSTTADLALFLLPETNLENCLSIGADIAAELAPGAYYLVVDGLESGAFTLTLQCVSLAPPTVTPTLSPTPSATATSTATPTPTSTQSATPTATQTLVATETSSPTATSTATPTATATQTTAPTLTATPTATATATLATETPTSVHTNTPSPTPTLTTVASATATATPTLSPTRTATQTPTATLPVGLKRLYLPLLQGGYRGPMPSATATATRTPTASPTATATPALSATPIACGTRYSGSTVGQPSVFSSYGTCASGMVGPEVLYRLTLEASSTTLDLSLGADADLRLFLFQHGDPAQCLGMAGRGLATRVERLPAGTYFLAVDGPAAGTYSFVVHCSIEAASLAQGGELR; the protein is encoded by the coding sequence GTGTCACATCACACACGTGCGCTGACCCTGGCTTTGCTTTCTTGTATTCTACTGGTCGTTGTTGTGCTCTTCCCTGTAACGGCCCGGTCTCCTGAGACAGTGCAGTTGCCCGACGATGCGGGCCCCGCGGAACTTGCGATACAGGTAGCGCCTACAGTGGCTTCAGTCAGCGCCGCTACCTCTCCCAGAAAGGGATTCCGTCCACCCTCGCTCGACCTGAGCTATCTGAGACCCAGTGGCAAGATGCCTTCTGGCCAGGCGAATGCCCTGCAGAGCCGCTGGGATTGGCGCGAATACGGGAAGGTGCCGCTGATCAGGGATCAGCAGGCTTGCGCCTCCTCCTACGCCTTTGCCTCTGTGGCCAGCTTTGAGTCACGACTCTTGATCGACGGCGCTGGGCCTCACGACCTGTCCGAAAACAACGTCAAGGAATGCAATTGGGAAGCCGTCAATGGCAACTATATGGGGTCTGGTAGCTGTCTGGGCGGCGACCCGATCATGGCCGCCAACCTGTTCACTCAGAGGGGCACTGTTGATGAAAGCTGCGACCCCTACACGGATATGGACACCGCCTGCAACACCGCCTGTCCGGCACGGCAGACTCTGCTTGACTGGAGCCTGCTGAACGGCAATACCGTTCCGGATACCAACCTGCTCAAGCTGTACCTGCAGAACTATGGGCCAATCGCCACCACTCTCTATACCGGCAATGGCGACGCCTGGGATGCCGAGTTTGCGTCATACGACGGCTCTTACACTCTCTATCATCCCGGGTCGGAGGCACCGAACAGCAACGTGGTCATCGTGGGATGGGATGATGCCCTGGTTCATGAGGGCGGCACCGGTGGGTGGATTGTCCGCAATAGCTGGGGCAGCTACTGGGGCGGACCCTGCGGCTATGGCACTGAGGGTGGCTACTTCACCATCGCCTACGGCTCGGCCAGCATCGGCATGTACTCGTCCTATGTGCAATCGTGGCAGCCACACGATGACCAGGGCGGTCTGCTCTATTACGATGAGGCCGGCTGGAACGAATCCTGGGGTTATGGCACCACCACGGCCTGGGGCTTGGTCCGGTTCACACCTACTTCGAGCAGCTGGGCTACGAACATCGAGTTCTGGACCACCGATACGACCACGGATGTCGACCTGTACATCTACGACAGCTTTGACGGCATTGCGCCGAGCGGCCTGCTCTACTCCCGTGAGAACCTGGCCTTCAATGAGGCCGGCTATCACTCCGTCGCCATCCATCCGGCTCTTTCTCTCCAGGAGGCAAACGACGTCTTTGTCGTCGTCAAGCTGACTAACTATGCCTACAACTATCCCATCGCCGTGGACAGCCACGGCGCACCCGAACTCCAGCGGACCTTCATCAACCCGTCGGGCGCCCCCTGGTTGTGGGATGACGCTGGAGCGGCCAATGCCGACGTGGGAATCCGGCTGCGCACGACGGACCAACTGGCTGACCTGGCCTACGTCACCCTTAACCCCCTGACCCCCACGGTGGCCAGAGGCGACATCTTTACCGTGAACATTCAGATTGCGGCGGGACCGGACCTGGTCGACGGCGCCGAAGTTCACGTCTACTTCGACCCGACTTTTCTGCAGGTGGTGGACTCGCTGGGTAACCCCACCAATCGAATCCAGTCCAGCGGCCTGCTCAGTCAGGTTCTGCGTAACCGCGTCTATACGGATACCAGCCCCAGCCGGATTCATTTCGCGGCGGGCATCTATGACCCCGAGGAACCACGCCCGAGCGGCACATTCACCCTGGCGACGATCCGTTTCAAGGCCCTGTGGGGCACGGCTGGTGGGTCAACGCCACTCACTTTCGGCATTCAGTTGCCCTTCAAGACCGAGGTCACTTACGGCGGCAGCTCCATTCTGGGCGGAGTACAGAACGGGACTGTCTCGATCACTGGCCAATCCAGGCCAGGGAGCTTTGACAATCCACTGCCCATCGCCTGTGGCGATAGTGTCTCGGCCAATACCGCTGGCTATCAGAACCGGGTGGCGTCCTATGGCGTGTGCGGTGACGGCTTCACCGGACCGGAAGTGGCTTACCGCCTGGAGGTGCAACAGCCGGTCAGCGTCACCGCGCGCCTGAGTACCACCGCTGACCTGGCCCTGTTCCTGCTGCCTGAGACGAATCTTGAGAACTGCCTGTCCATCGGGGCCGACATCGCTGCGGAACTGGCCCCGGGAGCCTACTACCTGGTGGTCGACGGCCTCGAAAGCGGCGCGTTCACGCTCACGCTCCAGTGCGTTTCGCTCGCACCGCCCACAGTAACGCCCACGCTTTCGCCCACACCGAGTGCGACGGCGACGAGCACCGCTACGCCGACCCCTACCTCCACTCAGAGCGCCACGCCAACGGCAACGCAGACCCTGGTAGCGACGGAGACATCGTCACCGACAGCGACGTCTACCGCGACGCCGACGGCCACTGCAACCCAGACCACGGCGCCAACGCTCACTGCCACGCCTACCGCGACGGCGACAGCGACATTGGCTACTGAGACGCCGACGTCAGTTCATACGAACACTCCTTCGCCGACGCCTACTCTAACCACTGTTGCTTCGGCGACCGCCACTGCTACCCCCACGTTGAGCCCGACCCGCACGGCAACGCAGACCCCGACGGCCACTCTGCCCGTTGGCCTGAAGAGGCTCTATCTGCCGCTTTTGCAGGGCGGGTACCGTGGGCCGATGCCGTCAGCCACGGCTACCGCAACGCGGACCCCCACAGCCAGCCCGACTGCTACCGCAACGCCGGCACTCAGCGCAACCCCGATTGCCTGCGGCACGCGCTATTCTGGCTCGACTGTCGGGCAACCATCCGTCTTTTCCAGCTACGGGACCTGCGCCTCAGGCATGGTTGGGCCCGAGGTCCTGTATCGCCTCACCCTCGAAGCCAGCTCTACTACTCTGGATCTTAGCCTGGGCGCTGACGCGGATCTGCGGCTCTTCCTCTTCCAACACGGAGACCCGGCGCAATGCCTGGGGATGGCCGGCAGAGGGCTTGCCACCAGAGTGGAACGACTGCCTGCGGGAACCTACTTCCTGGCCGTTGATGGACCCGCGGCAGGCACCTACTCGTTTGTCGTGCATTGTTCAATCGAGGCGGCATCGCTCGCTCAAGGCGGCGAGCTCCGCTAG
- a CDS encoding Aminopeptidase S, protein MMATRETEHGPGTDQSMDGRSSSTRSRLPGPRWLVVAALALVLWASGLLVWWSRLQQVAGPVAPPVTQPTARPPLAVATPAPSATASPLVLTPLERTAGPLVKAADWESLANEFRADRAWADIAELAGARYAGRATGSPGAKLAAEWIASGLARYGLLPAGDGGTYFQEFPVPYAELTGEPVLDLLGAGGELVRAFKLRFDYAPWPGGYADGGQAEAPVLWMGDGSAAEYRLLEAEGSIVLCRSQAPIDNLQRQALEHGARALLVYRPDYDLWMRRTAREEAILPAGIPTLVVGDAVMGALLQNSGLALADLPLEHLPRALPWRMRLQLPLEYDSQAVGRNVLAVLPGSDPDGLYQTVIVGAHYDHLGADPDGTLWGGANDDASGVAVLLELARVWQEQGYVPRRTVLFAAWDAEEIGLNGSKYYVEHPRLPLTSTVGMLQLDMVGAGKPTLLIEPHGLVADQSLLSAAHLGIQTMETSGGGSDHVPFAAVRVPATLYIWDFQSPPPLPYHVPSDNAALIDPARLSDAGRLAGLVLTTLASDGEDLEDLGAALQSALDKSDEQAFLSLVAAGSTQWRSQIAGWFANLRANQAVSLTLRSEAPLVVGDVATSTITLQYRWPDSDALSSAQFTARWARESGGWKVAGPAFATASTGTVVVTSLGVTNADALAAVADSLRQRVQQELGPVLPEPLKISLYGNAAVLRALERPPSLPADRYAWVDGERLVLGQTSALTATLLNLALTRTGWSPEQASWLSIAQAARWSSDALALEQLPDRYVPVLLQAERDSALWPSGEMPLAAAVPSSRQGVWDAQAWAMLQYLASNGLLTRANADLGGWHQTVLQPWLEAQQGISLTLATRTSAVMALDESAFLATVNSTDVTLLQEERHWFADLRQHPVAAFSLEGQLLSLDGDIARARLQMRYQLAADGAQPTSVIWIARFVNRQGVWLYSDLDFTATASGHFVLKHRASVSDQEAQSLLVLAEKSYDSVATDLGIEPPLPVQLKLYDDPAVFRSSIYLSMGQARGWNEPGESIKLTNLATAEPGPIIAHELTHLLLFQMGVDHAGVHEGTSQLEAALAFPRWKYTRLRRWRQMVYDTVRSGRPVGLASLANWSDWTNESELVYNIGWDSIDYLRRRFGREAFLAWLRCQASESDWSRCFSSTLHISYAAFDQQWRQAVLEGHIPPGLVAIARSFDGAFSKNHVTKLAQADWSGRETATQGNRAAVDYVAAAFAAASLTPLGEASSLAQPFTVNVSRLAAAPTLSYSAPGEVAGSNQAVTLAHLVDFGEVIGGAAGGGTASAGLVYAPSIPSGVSFGGRVLLVDAGTDLQQLARQARSQGAVALLVKTRLSASDMATRSAVTQQPDPGAIPVLQLTEQAAQALLKAAGQPTAQAGQPSAAYALPISVTLDLSLDTLANTQTANVVGLLPGSDPSVANEFIVIGAQLDGVGSPPGGPPYLSANHDASGVAVLLEITRLWHDSGYRPRRSVVFAAWNAGEQGQLGSRHWLQSGAVKPEQIRAVLHLDGVGQGRGYYLDVAGDDSADAILLASLENAARQVEGRLNMLKYQAHGDDASFHSRGIPTVALSWEKADYANTPQDTPDLIDEAKLQATGRLVALTLMTLADE, encoded by the coding sequence ATGATGGCGACACGCGAGACTGAACACGGGCCCGGAACCGACCAGTCGATGGACGGACGGTCTTCCAGCACGCGCTCTCGACTGCCCGGTCCTCGTTGGCTCGTCGTCGCTGCGCTCGCGCTTGTGCTGTGGGCTTCCGGGCTATTGGTGTGGTGGTCTAGGCTCCAGCAAGTCGCCGGACCGGTGGCACCGCCCGTCACCCAACCGACTGCCCGCCCACCCCTGGCCGTGGCAACACCTGCTCCTTCGGCGACGGCCAGTCCACTGGTGCTCACCCCTCTCGAGCGCACCGCCGGGCCGCTGGTCAAAGCAGCAGATTGGGAATCCCTCGCGAACGAGTTTCGCGCCGACCGGGCCTGGGCGGACATCGCCGAGCTGGCCGGAGCACGGTACGCTGGCCGTGCGACTGGCTCACCCGGTGCGAAACTGGCGGCAGAATGGATTGCCAGCGGCTTGGCGCGGTATGGGCTTCTTCCTGCCGGGGACGGTGGCACCTACTTTCAGGAATTCCCCGTACCGTACGCCGAGCTGACTGGTGAACCGGTGCTGGACCTCCTGGGTGCGGGTGGCGAGCTCGTCAGGGCCTTCAAGCTGCGCTTTGACTATGCGCCCTGGCCTGGCGGCTATGCCGACGGAGGTCAGGCCGAAGCGCCCGTGCTGTGGATGGGCGACGGAAGCGCAGCGGAGTACCGGCTGCTTGAAGCCGAGGGAAGCATCGTTCTCTGCCGTTCGCAGGCTCCCATTGACAATCTCCAACGTCAGGCCCTCGAGCACGGTGCCCGTGCGCTGCTGGTCTATCGGCCGGACTATGACCTATGGATGCGCCGCACGGCACGCGAAGAGGCCATCCTGCCCGCCGGCATACCGACGCTGGTCGTGGGCGACGCGGTCATGGGCGCTCTGCTCCAGAACAGTGGCCTCGCCCTGGCCGACCTGCCGCTGGAGCACCTGCCGCGCGCGCTGCCCTGGCGCATGCGCCTTCAGCTTCCCCTGGAGTACGATTCGCAGGCGGTGGGCCGCAATGTCTTGGCGGTCCTCCCGGGCTCTGATCCCGATGGGCTCTACCAGACGGTAATCGTCGGCGCGCACTATGATCATCTTGGCGCTGATCCGGATGGCACCCTGTGGGGCGGCGCGAATGACGATGCGTCTGGTGTGGCTGTCCTGTTGGAGCTGGCCCGTGTCTGGCAGGAGCAGGGCTATGTGCCCAGGCGCACCGTGCTCTTCGCTGCCTGGGATGCGGAAGAGATCGGGCTCAACGGAAGCAAGTATTATGTAGAACATCCGCGCTTGCCGCTTACCTCCACGGTTGGCATGCTGCAACTGGATATGGTCGGTGCGGGAAAACCAACGCTGCTCATCGAACCTCACGGTCTGGTAGCCGACCAGTCCCTGCTGAGTGCGGCTCACCTGGGCATCCAAACCATGGAGACCTCGGGCGGAGGCAGCGATCATGTGCCATTCGCGGCAGTCCGGGTGCCGGCAACACTCTACATCTGGGACTTTCAGTCGCCACCTCCTCTCCCCTATCACGTGCCGTCCGACAACGCGGCGCTCATCGACCCGGCGCGACTGAGTGACGCTGGACGCCTGGCCGGCCTGGTACTCACGACTCTGGCCTCCGACGGCGAGGATTTGGAGGATCTCGGAGCAGCTCTCCAGTCCGCTTTGGATAAGAGCGATGAACAGGCCTTCCTCTCTCTGGTTGCCGCCGGCAGCACGCAGTGGCGCTCCCAGATTGCCGGGTGGTTCGCCAACCTGCGCGCGAACCAGGCCGTGTCTCTGACCCTGCGCAGCGAGGCGCCACTTGTCGTTGGCGACGTCGCTACCTCGACCATCACCCTGCAGTATCGCTGGCCGGACTCGGACGCACTGTCCTCGGCCCAGTTCACGGCCCGCTGGGCAAGAGAATCCGGTGGGTGGAAAGTGGCAGGCCCGGCTTTCGCCACAGCCTCCACCGGCACCGTGGTGGTAACATCACTGGGGGTCACCAATGCCGATGCGCTGGCTGCCGTGGCCGATTCGCTTCGCCAGCGAGTGCAGCAGGAACTCGGGCCGGTCCTGCCTGAACCGCTGAAGATCAGCCTCTACGGCAATGCGGCTGTGCTTCGCGCTCTAGAGCGCCCCCCCTCCCTGCCGGCGGACCGTTACGCCTGGGTCGACGGAGAGCGGTTGGTGCTGGGGCAGACCTCCGCTCTCACGGCGACGCTACTCAACCTGGCTCTCACACGGACGGGGTGGTCTCCGGAGCAGGCCAGCTGGCTATCCATTGCGCAGGCGGCCCGTTGGTCCAGCGATGCCCTCGCGCTCGAGCAGTTGCCGGACCGCTATGTTCCTGTCCTCCTTCAGGCAGAGCGAGATAGCGCCTTGTGGCCATCGGGCGAGATGCCTCTTGCAGCGGCCGTTCCCTCGAGCAGACAGGGCGTCTGGGATGCTCAGGCCTGGGCGATGCTGCAGTATCTCGCAAGCAACGGGCTCCTCACCCGCGCCAATGCCGACCTGGGCGGCTGGCACCAGACTGTGCTTCAGCCGTGGCTGGAGGCTCAGCAGGGTATCTCTCTGACCCTCGCTACGCGGACCTCGGCCGTGATGGCGCTGGACGAGTCTGCCTTCCTGGCCACGGTCAACAGCACCGACGTCACGCTGCTGCAAGAGGAGCGTCACTGGTTCGCCGACCTGCGGCAGCACCCCGTCGCCGCATTCTCGCTGGAGGGGCAGCTTCTCTCGCTCGACGGCGACATTGCGCGCGCCCGGCTCCAGATGCGCTATCAACTCGCCGCCGACGGAGCTCAGCCCACTTCTGTGATCTGGATCGCCCGCTTCGTCAACCGCCAGGGCGTGTGGCTCTATTCGGACCTCGATTTCACCGCGACTGCCAGCGGCCATTTTGTGCTCAAACACCGGGCCTCTGTGTCCGACCAGGAGGCGCAGTCTCTGCTCGTTCTGGCGGAGAAGAGCTATGACTCGGTGGCAACCGACCTCGGCATCGAGCCGCCGCTGCCCGTTCAGCTCAAGCTCTATGACGATCCGGCAGTATTCCGCAGCAGCATCTACCTGAGCATGGGCCAGGCCCGCGGCTGGAACGAGCCCGGCGAATCGATCAAGCTCACCAACCTGGCCACCGCCGAACCGGGACCCATCATCGCTCACGAGCTGACCCACCTGCTGCTCTTCCAGATGGGCGTGGACCACGCCGGCGTGCACGAGGGCACCAGCCAGTTGGAGGCCGCACTGGCTTTCCCCCGGTGGAAATACACCCGCCTGCGCCGCTGGCGCCAGATGGTCTATGACACGGTGCGGAGTGGCAGACCAGTTGGTCTGGCGAGTTTGGCCAACTGGTCGGACTGGACGAACGAGTCCGAGCTGGTCTACAACATCGGCTGGGACAGTATTGACTATCTGCGCCGGCGCTTTGGCCGCGAGGCTTTCCTGGCGTGGCTGCGCTGTCAGGCCAGCGAGTCTGACTGGTCTCGCTGCTTTTCGAGCACCCTCCACATCAGCTACGCTGCCTTTGACCAGCAGTGGCGACAAGCCGTGCTCGAGGGCCATATTCCTCCCGGGCTGGTCGCCATCGCCCGGTCGTTCGATGGGGCGTTCAGCAAGAACCACGTGACAAAGCTGGCGCAGGCCGACTGGTCGGGCCGCGAGACGGCCACTCAGGGCAACCGGGCGGCAGTGGACTATGTGGCCGCCGCCTTTGCCGCGGCAAGCCTCACGCCGCTCGGCGAGGCCTCGAGCCTGGCTCAGCCGTTCACCGTGAATGTCAGCCGTCTGGCCGCTGCGCCGACTCTCAGCTACTCCGCGCCGGGCGAGGTCGCCGGGTCCAATCAAGCGGTGACCCTGGCTCACCTGGTGGACTTTGGCGAGGTGATTGGCGGTGCAGCCGGCGGCGGTACCGCGTCCGCAGGTCTGGTCTACGCGCCGAGCATCCCTTCAGGCGTGTCGTTTGGCGGACGAGTGCTCCTTGTCGATGCCGGTACCGATTTGCAACAGCTTGCCCGACAGGCCAGGAGCCAGGGCGCAGTGGCGTTGTTGGTCAAGACCAGGCTGAGTGCTTCGGATATGGCCACCCGTTCTGCCGTGACTCAGCAGCCAGACCCAGGGGCCATCCCTGTTCTGCAACTCACCGAACAAGCAGCGCAGGCTCTGCTCAAGGCAGCCGGCCAGCCAACAGCTCAGGCCGGCCAGCCATCTGCGGCCTATGCGCTCCCCATCTCGGTGACTTTGGACCTCTCGTTGGACACCCTGGCCAACACTCAGACAGCGAACGTAGTCGGCCTGCTGCCCGGCTCCGATCCCTCGGTTGCCAACGAGTTCATCGTCATCGGAGCGCAACTGGACGGCGTTGGGAGCCCTCCGGGCGGACCGCCGTACCTGTCAGCCAATCACGACGCCAGCGGAGTAGCAGTTCTGCTGGAGATCACCCGGCTGTGGCACGACTCGGGCTATCGACCCAGGCGCAGCGTGGTTTTTGCGGCCTGGAACGCCGGCGAGCAGGGTCAGCTCGGCTCCCGGCACTGGCTCCAGTCAGGTGCCGTCAAGCCCGAGCAGATCAGAGCCGTGCTCCATCTCGACGGCGTGGGTCAGGGCAGAGGGTACTACCTGGACGTCGCCGGCGATGACTCGGCGGATGCCATTCTGCTGGCGAGCCTGGAAAACGCCGCACGGCAGGTTGAAGGCCGCCTCAATATGCTCAAGTACCAGGCGCACGGCGACGATGCCAGCTTCCACAGTCGGGGTATACCTACGGTCGCGTTGTCGTGGGAAAAAGCAGACTATGCCAACACTCCCCAGGACACTCCCGACCTGATCGACGAAGCCAAGCTGCAGGCAACGGGCCGTTTGGTCGCACTCACATTGATGACCCTGGCCGACGAGTAG
- a CDS encoding translocation protein TolB, which yields MSERIQRILWAGVLVAAVSLGFATYRLWRYSRTVAVAPATSGYGLVYVSNRDGTYRLYTCGPLGENDRPLPGSVAGDVLPACQTGASEGNTSAAVAFLRVTDPERGADEVGMLGAVCVLPEGRREAITVSGAIARVLTVAPAWSPSGDRIAFAAVEDSNADGKFTADETGLYIATLDGHAPTRVAAGPGDDTNLSWSPNGKALLFQTRSAGRWWPTARLLDLADNSIVTRDEQTTVACWSPDGQHIAAYGMIDRRVHVLSATDGSEEYSVDGPQGDWQAALTYLAWLPEEGTSGQWLALVSQSSSQLPGVLYVRRAEADSALKWKPLEKGINHAMFPAVSPDGKWIAFSVPGPSRNDLSLVTLPVGGKPVTLFPDTSFSGLACWRSHRARGDQQ from the coding sequence ATGAGCGAGCGGATTCAACGCATACTCTGGGCAGGAGTCCTTGTGGCGGCAGTCTCCCTGGGTTTCGCCACCTACCGACTCTGGCGCTACAGCCGCACGGTGGCGGTTGCTCCGGCAACGAGCGGCTACGGCCTGGTCTATGTGTCGAACCGGGATGGCACCTATCGCCTCTACACCTGCGGGCCGCTCGGCGAGAATGACCGCCCCCTGCCGGGCTCGGTGGCCGGGGATGTCTTACCCGCCTGTCAGACTGGAGCGAGCGAGGGCAACACATCTGCTGCCGTGGCTTTCCTGCGCGTCACTGACCCTGAGCGAGGTGCCGATGAGGTGGGCATGCTAGGCGCGGTCTGTGTCCTTCCCGAGGGCCGGCGCGAGGCGATTACGGTGAGCGGAGCCATCGCTCGCGTGCTCACGGTTGCGCCGGCATGGTCACCGAGCGGTGATCGCATCGCTTTTGCCGCAGTGGAGGACAGCAATGCCGATGGCAAGTTCACGGCCGACGAGACAGGGCTGTACATCGCCACTCTGGATGGGCACGCGCCAACACGCGTCGCAGCGGGTCCCGGCGACGACACAAATCTATCCTGGTCGCCAAACGGCAAAGCGCTGCTCTTTCAGACCCGCTCCGCCGGGCGGTGGTGGCCTACCGCACGCCTCCTCGATCTGGCGGATAACTCCATTGTCACCCGCGACGAACAGACAACGGTGGCCTGCTGGTCTCCTGATGGTCAGCATATTGCGGCGTACGGCATGATCGACCGACGCGTGCATGTGCTGAGTGCCACGGATGGAAGCGAGGAGTACTCGGTTGACGGCCCACAGGGCGACTGGCAGGCGGCGCTGACGTACTTGGCTTGGCTGCCAGAGGAGGGCACATCTGGCCAATGGCTGGCTCTGGTAAGCCAGAGCTCGAGCCAGTTGCCCGGTGTGCTCTATGTCCGTCGCGCCGAAGCCGACTCTGCTCTGAAGTGGAAGCCCTTGGAGAAGGGCATCAATCATGCCATGTTCCCCGCGGTGAGCCCCGATGGCAAGTGGATCGCGTTCAGCGTCCCTGGTCCGAGTCGTAACGACCTGTCCCTGGTAACCCTTCCCGTCGGCGGCAAGCCGGTTACCCTGTTCCCCGATACCAGTTTCTCCGGCTTGGCCTGCTGGAGGAGTCACCGAGCGAGAGGTGACCAGCAATGA